In Heterodontus francisci isolate sHetFra1 chromosome 48, sHetFra1.hap1, whole genome shotgun sequence, a single window of DNA contains:
- the LOC137357503 gene encoding probable G-protein coupled receptor 139 — translation MEYPVMLQIEHIFYPALAVFGVPVNLMAIVILSRGKCGLSKCITCYMVGMAAADLLVVISEPIFYRIGQIYFPDSFLFITPVCSFIYLLIITATMISVWLTVAFTFDRFMAICCEKLRAKYCTEKTAAMVIGTVSVLGCLVSVPWYFRFEPEYIIDNVPWYCITKPVFFTSTAFDGYVIFCFTLGTCVPICVILLLNFLITRRISAASRGRRGLRGCSNAEKQKDPEMENRRKSIILLFSISGSFILLWVTQVVFYIYQRITKIYSYPVTDPVYVTEVTANMLQLLSTCTNTCIYVLTQKKFREELKNAVSYPLKLIVKIERS, via the exons atggaatatccagtaatgcTACAGATAGAACACATTTTCTATCCTGCTCTTGCTGTCTTTGGAGTTCCCG ttaacttgatggcgattgtgatcctgtcccgagggaagtgcggtctctccaaatgtatcacttgctACATGGTTGGAATGGCAGCGGCTGATCTCCTGGTTGTTATCTCTGAACCGATATTTTACAGGATTGGACAGatatatttcccagattcattcctgttcattactcccgTGTGCAGTTTTATTTACTTGCTGATTATTACAgccacaatgatttctgtctggctcacagtcgctttcacctttgatcgatttatggccatttgttgtgagaagctgagagcaaagtattgcactgagaaaacagctgCCATGGTTATAGGAACTgtaagtgtgctgggctgtttagtatCTGTTCCCTGGTACTTCAGATTTGAACCtgaatatataattgataatgtccCCTGGTATTGCATCACTAAACCAGTCTTCTTTACTTCCACTGCATTCGATGGATATGTTATCTTTTGCTTCACTTTAGGCACTTGTGTGCCAATTTGTGTGATTTTGTTGCTCAATTTTCTGATCACCAGGCGTATTTCAGCGGCCAGCAGAGGTCGCAGGGGACTCCGGGGCTGCAGCAATGCAGAGAAGcagaaggacccagagatggagaatcgaaggaaatccatcatcttgcttttcagcatatctggcagttttatattgttatgggtgacgcaggttgtattttacattTACCAGCGAATTACAAAGATTTATTCTTACCCTGTCACAGACCCTGTTTATGTCACTGAAGTGACAGCCAATATGCTTCAGCTTCTCAGTACCTGCACAAATACCTGTATTTACGTCTTGACCCAGAAAAAGTTCAGAGAAGAACTGAAGAATGCAGTGAGCTATCCACTCAAACTAATTGTTAAAATAGAAaggtcatag